The DNA window GCAGCGCGTGGAACTTCTGCTTCGACAGGGGTGGACCCGCGAGCGCTTCGCACTGAGCGATGAGCGCCATGCGCGCCGAGTCCTTCACCATCATGGTCATGCGCTCAGGAGCGTCGGCCGCGAGCAGGCTGAGCCGACGGTCCTCGTTGAAGCGCTCGATGAGCTTCGGGAACCGCTTCGTGAGGTCGTCGGCGTTGAGGGGCCGTCCGTCCTGCCACGTGAACACCAGCCCGAAGTCCTGCCACGCGTCACCGAACTCGGCTCGCTCGGCCTCCTGCCGTGTACGCCACGTCCTGAGCCTCGCCACCGTCCCCGCGTCGAGGTCCACCACGCGCTGCTCACCTGCTGCTGTCTTCGGCGCGCCCACCAGCACCTCCGCGCCGACGCGGATCGCCTGCTGAGCGACCACCAGACGGGCACGATCGAGGTCTACGTCCACCCAACGGAGTCCCAGCACCTCACCACGACGAAGGCCTGACATGGCGGTGAACTCGACGACCGGGGCCAAGCGCTCCCCCTTCATCTCGGCCCAGTCGAGGAACCGTCCGAGGTCGGCAGGTTGCCACACCTCGAAGCGCGGACGGGTCGTCTTGATTCGCTCCATGCGCCTCGTGGGATCGTCCGTGATCTCGCCACGGCGGAACGCATCACGCAGCGCGCTTCGCAGGGTGGCGAACACCCTCGTGGTCGTCGCGGCGCTCATGTCGGGGCGCGTCCGACGCAGCTCGTCGCGCAGGTGGTCGAGGTGGCTCACGTTCAGGTCAGCGAGCTTCACGGCCCCAAGGATCGGCACGAGGTAGAGCGTGACGTGCGAGCCGTAAGCGCGCGCCGTGGAGGGCCGAAGCGAGCCGGTGGCCTCCTTGCGTTCCAGCCATGCGGCGAGGTACCCCGCGACCGTCTGGCCGCGCTTGGCGACGGGGTGACGTTGCAGGTCGGCGAGCGCCACAGCACGAGCCTTCGACGCCTCGCGTGCGCTACTGAATCCCGAGCCCGTGGCCTGCACGCGACGCCCCGCGTGTACGGCTTCGGCGACGAACGCCCATTTGCACTTGCAGGCCTGAGCCTGCGCGCAGCCCTTGCTGTGACGCTGACGGACGCCCGTGTAACGACGTGGTGTGCTCTCGGTCACTTCTGGTCCTCCGACCCGGTAGGAGCGCTCGTGCGCGTGGGCGTCGAGCGGGCTCGACCGGTGTTCCTCTTGATCGGTTCAGGGAAGGCGCGAAGCTGATCGGCGGTGA is part of the Plantibacter sp. Leaf314 genome and encodes:
- a CDS encoding site-specific integrase; the protein is MTESTPRRYTGVRQRHSKGCAQAQACKCKWAFVAEAVHAGRRVQATGSGFSSAREASKARAVALADLQRHPVAKRGQTVAGYLAAWLERKEATGSLRPSTARAYGSHVTLYLVPILGAVKLADLNVSHLDHLRDELRRTRPDMSAATTTRVFATLRSALRDAFRRGEITDDPTRRMERIKTTRPRFEVWQPADLGRFLDWAEMKGERLAPVVEFTAMSGLRRGEVLGLRWVDVDLDRARLVVAQQAIRVGAEVLVGAPKTAAGEQRVVDLDAGTVARLRTWRTRQEAERAEFGDAWQDFGLVFTWQDGRPLNADDLTKRFPKLIERFNEDRRLSLLAADAPERMTMMVKDSARMALIAQCEALAGPPLSKQKFHALRHLQASLMLASGAPMALVSKRLGHSSIVLTTDTYTHMLDGVGAQAATAAAALIPRRSAGVS